Within the Miscanthus floridulus cultivar M001 chromosome 2, ASM1932011v1, whole genome shotgun sequence genome, the region CCATAAACTAACATTTACACAGAAGCTACAAAGTTTAATTTACTCTGTTACAGAAGCACTTTCTACATCAATGCCAACCTACATTTCTTACATGTACCTCATGATGCAGTGGACACTGTGATGTCATCAACTCAACTAGCAACGCTAATGTCAAGGATCCTCATTTCAGCACAATATCCGTACAAAAGGGAGTGCTCAGGACAAATTGCCTTGACTGCCTTGACCGCACAAATAGCGCCCAATTTGCGTATGGGTTAGCCAGTTTAAGTCTTCAACTTCGTTCTTTGGGCCTTGCAGAGTCTGATGAGATTTCTATCAATGATCATCTGTCTTACATTCTGATGGATCTCTATGAACAAATGGGTGATGAATTGTCCATGCAATACACTGGTTCTGCTGCTTTAAACAAGGTTTACACCATTTGGCAGTTCatactttttttttgttattgaGTTAGATGAATCACTCATTACAAGAATGAGCATTTTCTTTGAAACTGCTACTCTAAATAAACTGTGCAATTGCTCCTTTTTATTTGAATGTGCCTTTAGGTGTTTTGGAAGCACAGAGGTAAATGTGGTGTGGTGAGCCAAGTTCAAGGATTCTTTCGATCCATTCAACGCTTTTTGAACAATGCCTTCATGGATGGAAAAAAACAAGATGCTCTTGATTTGTAGGTGCCATTTGATATATCTGTTTAAATAACTTTTTTTGCGAGTATCTGTTTAAATAACCTGTaatgacaaaagaaaaaaaaaactgaaatacATTGTTGGCGCTTGTTGCAGATTCTTGGGTTATTTCCATTCCCAACAAGAGCAGCGCTCAATGATGGAGCGAGAAGAAGCTATGAACAAATCTCTGAACGTGAACCAGGAACACCCCATTTGCCAAAGCAGCTCCAGGTCTGTTTTGGAATGCCAAGATAGTTTTCTTAGCGTTACAAGCTCTTATGATGATGTTCATATAAACATGCACGCAATGTTTTGGTGTGCAGTGTTGTCAACTCAAGCACAACAACGCTCGACGAAGCAGAAGTGCAGAATCATTCGAATCAACCAAGGTGCACAGAATTATTTCACTCCAACTTTCTGGTCCTTGACGAGGGGTCAAATGCAGTTAAATCTCGTGAAGAGACAGTCTCTTGACCTGTGCGGCAGCTGGTCGTGGATAACTCCAGTGCGGCAGTGATTTTAATAAACATTTTTTTTACTGTTATCAAGTGCTTGAAGACATTTTGTGTTTTTCAATCACCATCATGGATCTTTGGGCTTGTATGGATGAGTAATAAATTATTTGAACCGAGGTTGTAATACTCGATGGATTGTAATTTACTGCCCCCCTTCTTTGTAGAACCTTTTTGTTAGAACATTTAGTTGTTCCCAGTTGAGAAAATTACTCTCATTCATTAGAGAAGGAAATGTTCTAACTGTACAAAAAAAAATTGTCCCTCGGGCTATTTGGAAGGCTAGTTTTAATCCTAAAACAGGTGTAAATTACCCGGTTTGGTCTAATCCAACCGGAAAATAAATATCTCCTCAGGAGGCCTCTCTCGCGAGTGTCGATTTGCACGATTGAACAACTCGACGCCTCGACGGTGCGGCGCTGGAGACGGCAGGACATGCTAATCGCGCAACCGTCGCGCACGTTGCCTTTTGCGGGCGCCGTCGCCTTCCGTCTTGCGCAGCAGCCAGGCGCCAGCCGTCGTCGCAATACTTCATCAGATTGCCGGCTACTCTGCGGAGAACCAGTCTGCCACTCTGCCGGCGCCGTGGGGCAAGCGCCAAGCGCTTTGTCTGAACTTTGTGATTGTGTGAGGAACAAGGCAGGCAAGCAGGTGCGAGTCATCAGCGATTCAGACTGGTGTCATGCTCGTGGTCTTCGGCTCAGCTACAGCTTGTGTTCTTTGACAAGTATGGGATTTGTACCGGTCGATTAaattttgaccaagtttatagtaacCGGCATTAATGTTTATGACTCAAACaatatttattataaaaatatatttcatcatTAATCTATtgatacttattttatattataaatgttagtactttattatataattttagtcaaaggtAAAACCATTTGACTTCTCGAGAAtcgagaattgtattctttttggGACGGAAGTAGTTTTGTTTTTCTGATCTTTCGTTTTCTACTCGTCCAGTGTATTGTTCTAAATACTGAATATCCAAACAAGAATTTACAGCCGACATAAAATTCCAGTGGTGTTGTTGTGCACTAGAAAATACATCTAGAACTTGTTTACAGCTATAAAATATTTCTAAGTTGCCAAACAGGAaatcactttttttttctttggcgAAATCACCTTGGCTCAGGGGGCGTATTAATAATGCCTGCCACAACTACGCAGTCGATTGAGAATTGGATTGACTGGCACAAATCCGCTTGAAAACAAACACAGCTAATATCCTAGCAATATTTAGGAATTCTATCTTTTGTATTCAAATAAATATCCAAAATTGTATCAATTGCACAAGAAAGAAAAGATTTGCGTcctaagtgtttttttttttcaaagagCCATGCCACCTTCAGCAAATTATTTTGGGCCTAGCCGCTTGTTGTGCTGTGTGGGTCGAGGCAAGAAAAGCTTAATTAGCCCTTGCTCTCTCCAGTTTGCAGATATCATGTTTTGGACAAGGTTTGAGTCAAACTTTTATAACATTGATTATTAATAATGAATTATTAATTAGTTTAGGAACTTGAATATCATATGCATAGATTTTCCTTGAAAAAActttcatcaaaaacataaattcGTTAGGATGCTCATTTATAGTGGTGGTTGTTGTCCAAGACTACATCGGccagaaggaaaaaaagaaagaaagaaagaaagggaCTGCGTACCCAGCAATCAAGTGATTTTTGTTTTGATTTCACTCAAATTTTTATCTAATAACTTATGGCATTTCATCATCTCCATTTTATCTTATTCCAAAAGCAGGGGAAAACATCTAATATCAACCATTCAGTATGAGGAATTTATTTTTACAATATAAAGCAAGAGTTTTTTTTAAGATGTTTCTATACAAAATTCTGATTTCAACTGTCAGGTAATGTGGGAAGCTGGTTGTTAAATCACCTTGAATGATTGTTGAACAAATTAGTTGTGCTATATATGCCCTGTTTGACATAGCTTCACCAATAGCTTCATGAGTTACTGTGAACTGTTTTTTACCAAACAAGTCTTTTGAAAAAAGCTTCACCCATACAAAGCTCGTTAAACCGTGCTCTTACATGAGAATGGGGTGGGATGAAACTAGAAATAGTAGCTTTTCAAAGCTTCATCTCCCATGTACATGTGGGCCCTAATACAAGCAAAGACCGCATGTGCCCCCGCTTGGGGAAGAAGTACGCAGGAGAGAGCTCGTGACCGTTGGGGGCAGGCGCGCCGTCGTTGGGGCAGGCTCGCGGCTGCATGGGCAAGCACACACCGCCGGGGCAGGCGTGCAACCGGTGGAGCTCATGGCTGACAGGGCAGGCGCATGGCTATGGGCATCAGGGAGGAGATTATGGAGGGAGAGGATGagatggggaagaagaagaagaaagaaagaaaaaatagagaagggCATTATAGTCATTTTATAGTTTTGGTCTACATGTGAAGATGTTTTGCTAAACAGATCTCCAAAAATAGTTTTAGCTTCACCGAGAAAGCTACGCGCGTAGCTAAAAAAAAAAGCTTCACTGAGCTATGCCAAACGGGTCATAATACTCCTTGTAGTATATCCATATGACAAGTATCTTATAGAGTACTCTATGTGATATATGATGTATTACGTGTTGAATGAACCATATGATTTACCACGTGGTGAATGAACCATATTTTTTGAATGCATAAGCTAAACCTGATTTAAGTGGTATTTCTACCAAGTACCAACTGATGATGTTAATGGGAGATGTTTGTAGTCGCAACTACTCTTATAATGTGAAACTTTCGGTACCGGCAAAATTAAGCTCTTTTTGTAGTAGGAGCAACTCAAAAGAGAAACAGAGCTAACAAAATTCGATAGCAAACGACTGCTGCAAAAATCTCTCAGCTGCATATTTTAGCAATTAAGATCCCATCCAAATGCAAGAAGCATGAACATTTGGTGTCCTTGACAAAATGGATGAAGGGCCTATTTTTTGAGATAAGTAAATTTTTGGCACAAAACTACTTCATCCTGGAGGAGCCAACGATTGTGACCTCAGCCTCAATGCAGCACTTGGTTTTGATGAGATAACCATTTGATGAGTCCTGCAAATCCTCCATCGAAACAACGTTCTTCCATCCCCAGATCCGAGCATTGTTTGAGAACTCGTTCCGGCCTGCAATTCCCAGCAGCAAAAGAAGGGTTTAAATATGTGAAAACAATTTAGCATCCGGAGACCTATCCATTGAGAAAATTTGTACTAAATAGCAAACCTTTATATTTCAAATGCTTGCGGCCTTCCTGTTTTTTGATAGATAAGATGAATTCAACCAGGACACCATAGTCTTCGGGAAGATCATTTATCATCTTCTTCAGGTACAAGGAGATGTGGTTTTCTTCTTTATCGAGGTTAATCGACCTGCAAGATTGAACGGATCCTGCATAAATGAGTGCAACTCCTCCCAATCTCTAGTGATCAAAGGCATCGAGTGGCATTTAAAGCATGTTTTCAATCAAGGCAAGGAAATCCAGATGAAATCACCGTACCATTTGTATCCACCAGCTGTGAACTCCGGGGAGTACTCTTTGTTCTTCATTCCAAAGAAGTCCGCAATGCACCAGATGTAAGCACCTTTGGTCTCGGACAAGGTGCTTGTATTCTTGACATAGAGTTTCTGTGATGTTGCCTCTGCTTTAGTGGTGACTAACTTCAGTGAAATTGACGCCAAAGATGCAGTTGTTACGAGGAATCCAGATGAACTCTTCAGTGCCGCGAGCTTAATCATGCATGACTTGCCAGAACTTGTGCTCGCAGTCTGGAAAGTATGCCTCACTGCACAGCAAAATATAGCAATTCATCGAAACAAGTAATGGCTGGGAAATCATGTTTAGAGTCAACAGTCAAGTTTAAAGCATTCTGGTAATTTTTTTTTCCCCAGGTGCAGTCTGCTACTTAACAGTCATGTTCACTATGCTTTCCATATGACTGATCATATATGATCAAGGTGAAACATGCTTCAACGGTAGTGTTGGGTTTAACTGAAGTTTGAGACAGCTCAAGCCTGAGGGAGACACACTCTTCATCACAGCTCTTTCTGTCCATTGGATTCAGTTTCAAGTACCTGCAAAGAAGTCATGGCAGACCCAGCTCTAGTTGTAGGAACTAAGTGATATATGCAACAGGTTGAAGAGTCGAAAAGGATAGCTGCAGCTGCAATCCATACCAGTTATGGCCCATGATCTTGAACACTCTGGAGTATGTCCATGTTTCACCCTTGTCAAGAAGGGAGGAGAAGTTGTCCATGCTCCACTTAAACGTTGCCTTGTCTGACGCTGGAGAACAAGGTGTCAGCCACATTACATTGGAGGCAGATCAGGTCCAGCCCATTGTGAAACAGTGAATGGGAGAACAGCATGGAAGATTTAAACTAAACTCATAGAAATGAAATCCAAATAGTGCAAGACCATGGTGAAGAGTTAAGTTGCCCGTGATGATCCAACACTTGGCACAGCCACAATGTGCATGCTATCAGCCAAACATGACGATGAAGAACGACGAACTAGCACAGAGATgtgtatataatataatatacgatagatagaaaaggaaaaaagaaatctTAGAAGCACCAGCAACACAGCAGTTGCCCATGGCTCAGCGGCTCTTCCGTTCCAGGAATTATTCCTCTGCAATTGAGATACAGGATAGTTCAGAGTGTCTATAAATCTAATATTGCATTGCGAAACAATGCAGGATTATTAGGGTATATCTCTCTAGTCCCTTCACTTTCCACAATCGCAGCAAAAGAAAGGAGCAAGATTTCCGACTGGATCGGAAGAGAAAACAATGAAGCAATAACACATATGATTGTTTGGAATCACACATTACAGTTATCGATCAAGTGATACGACACGAGCTGCACTCTAACGTATATGAGATATTTGGTAGCTGTACAGTTTATACTATGAACGATAACACATACCCACAGTAGCAGTTCTACAGTTCATATAAGCAACATGTTCATACTAGGTTACCATTTCATACAAGCATCTAGTTCATACTCACGGCAGCAGATTGCACTCAGCAGCATCAGTTGACACTAGCAAGAAATGGGTTCACACTTGAGATAAAATGTACAGACCACTAAGACTAAACTCAAGCAACTGGTCTATAATCAAAAGACCATATAATTGGTCTCCAATTTCACAGAACAACAGCGACAGCCGACAGGTCTCATAGTTACAGAGTATCATGACCAACATTACAGGTATTATGACCTCACAACAGCTTGTTAGATAGGTAACATGTTCCTCACAttgatcttcttcttctcaaGGTAGCCATAACTGCAAGAAACAAGAACATCTGAGATCTTATCTAATTAATAGCAACCAGCTATCAGGCATATACCATCAAAACAGGAAAGGCATCATCCACAAAATGACACTGACACAACATATTCAAACTTATATTCTTTATATGTTTTCAGGAAACAGGAAGGGAAAGAGTATACATACTTATACGCTTTCAGGAAAAAGCACTTTCTTGAAACATTTCATGGCAGCAAGATGTTCAGACTTTACATCATCTTGGGTCATACTTGACAGAGACAATGCTGTGAGATTATAAGCAttccacaaaaaaaaaaattacttCAAAGCTAAGTGATGTTTTAGCCTGTCATTTCCTTTGTAATATCAAGTGAAATTTTAGTCTCTGAAATTTTAGCATTTAGCATGATTCACTCTGGCAAATCTCACAAGAGGTGTACTCTCTTCCAAGGTACTACTTAATTATTGCTATCATATAAGCTGCTACCGATTTTCCAGTGCTAAGTGCATCAACCTGTGCAGAAAGGAAATGCAAGGCATCCTTAACTCACTGCATATATATCAAAAAATATAGAAGTGAATTTTTGCATATTATGAAGGTTACCATTTTTCCTTAACAAGCTCTGTCTATCTAAAATGAAGAAATTGCTGAAACTATTACAGTTGATGTTCTTTTCCACCACTGGAACACTAGAACAGAAGATGTTAGCAAGCAGTTAGTGCAAATTTTTCATGAGTTATCAAGTGTACTTCATATTGCATACTTGTACATTACATTGTCTGAACTCTGCAAAGCAAAGCAATAGACCTAAAATCGAAAATAAGGGACAATGGATCTATCTGCTAGCCAGCTTAAACAGTAAACTGAAATCGATGTTTCAGTAGTTGGATTGATAAGCTAGCCAGCTTCTCTCTGCTAACCaggcatgaaatttatacagatGTAAAGAGCTCAGACAGGTATTCGTGCAAGTGGTCATACTTTTTGAAATTAACCAGACTGATGCTATTTGCATTCGTGTGTTAAAATAAGTCCAGGCATGAACAGAAATAGTGTCCGAAAAAAATCTTGAAACTAGCAGTAGAAATTGGTACCTCAATTTTGGCCCAGGGTTCATATGCAGAATGATCATCCCAGGGATTTGCTTGTGTCAGGCTCCGGTAATTGAAGAACTGTGTAATTTCGTTCCTTTGGAGAGCATCTGATGCTGGCAAGTACATTATAATACAAACCTCCTGGTGTGTGTGCGAGCATCTTACCTCCTCCATTGCCAACACTGGCATCACCCATTATTTCCACATGAGGTTCAATATATGGAAGAAAATCAAAGGAAGGAATGGACAGACTCAGACAGAAATGGTGTCGGGGCAAACTAAAACCTAAATGAACACATCAGTTTCAAGaataaaagtttttttttaaacttcATCTCAATTTCTAAGCCAGAGAGTGTTTAGCAGCTCATTGAGTTGGAGAGGTAAGCCCCAGCTCTAATTATGTCATCTCTTTGCAACAACTTCCTAATTAGAGCATTTAGCATACATGAGTTTGGAGCAGTACCACTCTTTTCCATTGCTGAAAACAGGCTATCGAAATCCTCTAGC harbors:
- the LOC136537660 gene encoding uncharacterized protein encodes the protein MGNCCVAGASSDKATFKWSMDNFSSLLDKGETWTYSRVFKIMGHNWYLKLNPMDRKSCDEECVSLRLELSQTSVKPNTTVEACFTLIIYDQSYGKHSEHDLRHTFQTASTSSGKSCMIKLAALKSSSGFLVTTASLASISLKLVTTKAEATSQKLYVKNTSTLSETKGAYIWCIADFFGMKNKEYSPEFTAGGYKWSINLDKEENHISLYLKKMINDLPEDYGVLVEFILSIKKQEGRKHLKYKGRNEFSNNARIWGWKNVVSMEDLQDSSNGYLIKTKCCIEAEVTIVGSSRMK